The Lycium ferocissimum isolate CSIRO_LF1 chromosome 10, AGI_CSIRO_Lferr_CH_V1, whole genome shotgun sequence genome window below encodes:
- the LOC132034788 gene encoding putative transcription elongation factor SPT5 homolog 1 → MARGRNTENTAHKRQRREEEEEEEEEIGSKRRAASHFFELEADVDSDEEGEDEEEEAEEGFIDDDSNEIDNSFLQRRHVIHPQIGEDEDEEDIDEFTRRIVERYGSKSRYEEEKDATENYIYVEADKESHVRDACRGMRNIFLKNKIVMVPNKEMSDVLTVKNRESEFSNDSWALVNKFEGNLPLENSKKFCPPPRYWSASKAKPLGIPVKRQRDLVTGDYFDTVNGMKFKDGFLYKPVSFRSISNNVKPTPDDLEKFRGARDDDNDTENSIALPESVAIHSKDLTKIFELGYHVKVVSGIKEREIGTITSAKGHVVTVLPEKSTNTFDVLADHSQESSEVAYCTKDYNNKSRYGVVTITNFRPPPPRKRGRFGRARRDPLLNIRIKIRQGPYNGMTGTVVEVRGNKMRIELEAQMNFVYVDRD, encoded by the exons ATGGCACGAGGTAGAAACACGGAAAACACAGCCCATAAGCGGCAAAGaagggaggaagaagaagaagaagaagaagaaatcggTAGTAAAAGAAGGGCAGCGTCACATTTTTTTGAGTTAGAAGCAGACGTTGACAGCGACGAGGAAGGagaagacgaagaagaagaagcagaagaaGGTTTCATTGACGATGATTCCAACGAAATAGACAATTCTTTCCTCCAACGACGTCATGTTATTCATCCACAAATTGGTGAAGACGAAGACGAGGAAGACATTGACGAATTTACACGTAGAATTGTAGAAAGATACGGAAGCAAATCGAGATATGAAGAAGAGAAAGATGCAACAGAG AATTACATATACGTTGAAGCAGATAAAGAATCTCATGTTAGGGATGCATGTAGGGGGATGCgcaatattttcttgaaaaataagattgtAATGGTTCCAAACAAGGAGATGTCTGATGTGCTTACTGTGAAAAACAGAGAATCAGAATTTTCAAATGATTCTTGG GCTTTGGTTAACAAATTTGAAGGTAATTTACCACTGGAAAATTCGAAGAAATTCTGTCCTCCACCGAGATATTGGAGTGCTAGTAAAGCCAAGCCATTGGGAATTCCAGTGAAGCGACAGAGAGATTTAGTTACTGGGGATTACTTTGATACAGTTAATGGCATGAAATTCAAAGATGGTTTTTTGTATAAACCAGTGTCCTTTAGGTCGATCAGTAACAATGTTAAGCCAACTCCGGATGATCTTGAGAAATTTCGCGGAGCTagagatgatgataatgatacaGAAA ATAGCATAGCTTTGCCTGAGAGTGTTGCAATCCACAGCAAAGATTTGACCAAGATATTTGAACTTGGATATCATGTTAAAGTTGTTTCTGGAATTAAGGAACGTGAAATTGGTACAATTACTTCAGCTAAAGGACATGTAGTAACTGTACTGCCCGAAAAATCTACTAACACATTCGATGTGTTGGCTGATCATAGCCAGGAAAGTTCTGAGGTTGCATATTGTACTAAAGATTATAACAACAAAAGTAGATATGGGGTTGTAACAATAACTAATTTCAGACCTCCACCTCCTAGGAAACGAGGCAGATTTGGAAGAGCAAGGCGTGATCCATTATTGAATATTCGAATTAAAATACGTCAAGGACCTTATAATGGGATGACTGGGACAGTTGTGGAAGTTAGAGGGAATAAAATGAGGATAGAATTGGAGGCTCAAATGAATTTTGTTTATGTTGATCGCGATTAA
- the LOC132033317 gene encoding putative B3 domain-containing protein Os03g0621600 isoform X5, giving the protein MWDAKRPHFLVGFNPSMNSEKMKIPSKFIKHMEGRAPGTALLVGPSGNSWPVDLIQRDDGLFFHNGWVSFVNDHCLETGDSLVFRYDGDLHFTVQAFDESSCEKEAAYNADCSQAATNLYNLALRKRDRGNSALLDCIVEGVPKKMRSTQIPSEENAGDALNNTVTIAVPSQAGAVCNNPVEVKIDNDTSEEDMWMSAQEADKVACSFTSSFPSFTKVMKRFNISGSYTLNIPYQFATEHLPKCKVKILLHNLKGKTWTVNSIPTTRVQTSHTFCGGWLSFVRDNNIDLGDVCIFELVHKCELRVRVLRVEKEGNDYSNKVIHEGQVADYAKISGCKSRKAGANSNRCLQRVAKATAYDKKGSAHDKEKPEIRKPTSSQDKQGSFTKGCMSMKSVPEEKLAAESFISNFPHFVRIMKKFNISGSYTLNGDCAS; this is encoded by the exons ATGTGGGATGCAAAAAGGCCTCATTTTCTTGTGGGTTTTAACCCTTCTATGAATTCTGAAAAAATG AAAATTCCATCAAAATTCATTAAACATATGGAAGGAAGGGCTCCCGGAACAGCACTTTTGGTGGGTCCCAGTGGAAATTCTTGGCCTGTGGACTTAATACAGCGAGATGACGGTTTATTCTTCCACAATGGATGGGTTTCATTTGTTAATGATCACTGCCTCGAAACTGGGGATTCTTTGGTTTTCAGATATGATGGTGATTTGCATTTCACTGTGCAAGCATTTGATGAAAGTTCATGTGAGAAAGAAGCTGCTTATAACGCTGATTGCAGTCAAGCAGCAACAAATTTGTACAATCTTGCTTTGAGAAAAAGAGACCGAGGAAACTCAGCTTTATTAGATTGCATCGTTGAAGGTGTTCCGAAGAAAATGAGAAGCACTCAGATTCCTTCAGAAGAGAATGCTGGAGATGCGTTAAATAATACAGTTACTATTGCTGTACCATCTCAAGCAGGGGCTGTCTGCAACAACCCAG TAGAGGTGAAAATAGACAATGATACCTCCGAGGAAGATATGTGGATGTCTGCACAAGAAGCGGATAAGGTTGCCTGTTCATTTACTTCAAGTTTCCCCAGCTTTACGAAAGTTATGAAGAGGTTCAACATCAGTGGCTCATACACCCTG AACATCCCTTACCAGTTTGCCACGGAACATCTTCCCAAATGCAAGGTGAAGATTTTACTTCataatttaaaaggaaaaacttGGACTGTGAATTCAATCCCAACTACAAGAGTACAAACATCACATACCTTTTGCGGAGGGTGGTTATCCTTTGTTCGCGACAATAACATTGATTTGGGAGATGTCTGCATCTTTGAGCTTGTTCACAAGTGTGAATTACGCGTGCGTGTTCTGAGGGTggaaaaggaaggaaatgattACAGTAATAAGGTAATTCATGAAGGACAAGTTGCTGATTATGCTAAAATTTCTGGATGTAAGTCCAGGAAAGCGGGAGCAAATTCTAATCGCTGTTTACAGCGGGTAGCGAAGGCCACGGCATATGATAAAAAAGGATCTGCTCATGACAAAGAGAAACCCG AAATCAGGAAACCTACTAGTTCTCAAGATAAACAGGGTTCTTTCACCAAGGGCTGCATGTCCATGAAATCAGTACCTGAAGAGAAATTAGCTGCTGAATCTTTCATTTCTAATTTCCCTCATTTTGTGCGGATCATGAAAAAGTTCAACATTAGTGGCTCTTACACTTTG AACGGAGATTGTGCTTCATAA
- the LOC132033317 gene encoding B3 domain-containing protein Os01g0723500-like isoform X2, with translation MWDAKRPHFLVGFNPSMNSEKMKIPSKFIKHMEGRAPGTALLVGPSGNSWPVDLIQRDDGLFFHNGWVSFVNDHCLETGDSLVFRYDGDLHFTVQAFDESSCEKEAAYNADCSQAATNLYNLALRKRDRGNSALLDCIVEGVPKKMRSTQIPSEENAGDALNNTVTIAVPSQAGAVCNNPEVKIDNDTSEEDMWMSAQEADKVACSFTSSFPSFTKVMKRFNISGSYTLNIPYQFATEHLPKCKVKILLHNLKGKTWTVNSIPTTRVQTSHTFCGGWLSFVRDNNIDLGDVCIFELVHKCELRVRVLRVEKEGNDYSNKVIHEGQVADYAKISGCKSRKAGANSNRCLQRVAKATAYDKKGSAHDKEKPEIRKPTSSQDKQGSFTKGCMSMKSVPEEKLAAESFISNFPHFVRIMKKFNISGSYTLKVPYQFSMEHLPKCRTEIVLHNLKGECWTVNSIPTVKVQTLHTFCGGWSAFVRDNDIQMGDICIFELIGNNEMRVHICAIGKKGLDYRNGITSNESAILSSLTS, from the exons ATGTGGGATGCAAAAAGGCCTCATTTTCTTGTGGGTTTTAACCCTTCTATGAATTCTGAAAAAATG AAAATTCCATCAAAATTCATTAAACATATGGAAGGAAGGGCTCCCGGAACAGCACTTTTGGTGGGTCCCAGTGGAAATTCTTGGCCTGTGGACTTAATACAGCGAGATGACGGTTTATTCTTCCACAATGGATGGGTTTCATTTGTTAATGATCACTGCCTCGAAACTGGGGATTCTTTGGTTTTCAGATATGATGGTGATTTGCATTTCACTGTGCAAGCATTTGATGAAAGTTCATGTGAGAAAGAAGCTGCTTATAACGCTGATTGCAGTCAAGCAGCAACAAATTTGTACAATCTTGCTTTGAGAAAAAGAGACCGAGGAAACTCAGCTTTATTAGATTGCATCGTTGAAGGTGTTCCGAAGAAAATGAGAAGCACTCAGATTCCTTCAGAAGAGAATGCTGGAGATGCGTTAAATAATACAGTTACTATTGCTGTACCATCTCAAGCAGGGGCTGTCTGCAACAACCCAG AGGTGAAAATAGACAATGATACCTCCGAGGAAGATATGTGGATGTCTGCACAAGAAGCGGATAAGGTTGCCTGTTCATTTACTTCAAGTTTCCCCAGCTTTACGAAAGTTATGAAGAGGTTCAACATCAGTGGCTCATACACCCTG AACATCCCTTACCAGTTTGCCACGGAACATCTTCCCAAATGCAAGGTGAAGATTTTACTTCataatttaaaaggaaaaacttGGACTGTGAATTCAATCCCAACTACAAGAGTACAAACATCACATACCTTTTGCGGAGGGTGGTTATCCTTTGTTCGCGACAATAACATTGATTTGGGAGATGTCTGCATCTTTGAGCTTGTTCACAAGTGTGAATTACGCGTGCGTGTTCTGAGGGTggaaaaggaaggaaatgattACAGTAATAAGGTAATTCATGAAGGACAAGTTGCTGATTATGCTAAAATTTCTGGATGTAAGTCCAGGAAAGCGGGAGCAAATTCTAATCGCTGTTTACAGCGGGTAGCGAAGGCCACGGCATATGATAAAAAAGGATCTGCTCATGACAAAGAGAAACCCG AAATCAGGAAACCTACTAGTTCTCAAGATAAACAGGGTTCTTTCACCAAGGGCTGCATGTCCATGAAATCAGTACCTGAAGAGAAATTAGCTGCTGAATCTTTCATTTCTAATTTCCCTCATTTTGTGCGGATCATGAAAAAGTTCAACATTAGTGGCTCTTACACTTTG AAAGTTCCATATCAGTTCTCAATGGAACACCTCCCAAAATGCAGAACGGAGATTGTGCTTCATAACTTGAAGGGAGAATGTTGGACTGTAAATTCAATTCCCACTGTAAAGGTACAAACACTGCACACATTTTGTGGAGGATGGTCTGCATTTGTCCGAGATAATGACATCCAGATGGGAGATATCTGCATATTCGAGCTCATTGGGAATAATGAAATGCGTGTACATATATGTGCAATTGGGAAGAAGGGCCTAGATTACCGAAATGGGATAACTTCTAACGAGTCGGCTATCCTTTCATCCTTGACAAGCTAG
- the LOC132033317 gene encoding putative B3 domain-containing protein Os03g0621600 isoform X4, whose protein sequence is MEGRAPGTALLVGPSGNSWPVDLIQRDDGLFFHNGWVSFVNDHCLETGDSLVFRYDGDLHFTVQAFDESSCEKEAAYNADCSQAATNLYNLALRKRDRGNSALLDCIVEGVPKKMRSTQIPSEENAGDALNNTVTIAVPSQAGAVCNNPVEVKIDNDTSEEDMWMSAQEADKVACSFTSSFPSFTKVMKRFNISGSYTLNIPYQFATEHLPKCKVKILLHNLKGKTWTVNSIPTTRVQTSHTFCGGWLSFVRDNNIDLGDVCIFELVHKCELRVRVLRVEKEGNDYSNKVIHEGQVADYAKISGCKSRKAGANSNRCLQRVAKATAYDKKGSAHDKEKPEIRKPTSSQDKQGSFTKGCMSMKSVPEEKLAAESFISNFPHFVRIMKKFNISGSYTLKVPYQFSMEHLPKCRTEIVLHNLKGECWTVNSIPTVKVQTLHTFCGGWSAFVRDNDIQMGDICIFELIGNNEMRVHICAIGKKGLDYRNGITSNESAILSSLTS, encoded by the exons ATGGAAGGAAGGGCTCCCGGAACAGCACTTTTGGTGGGTCCCAGTGGAAATTCTTGGCCTGTGGACTTAATACAGCGAGATGACGGTTTATTCTTCCACAATGGATGGGTTTCATTTGTTAATGATCACTGCCTCGAAACTGGGGATTCTTTGGTTTTCAGATATGATGGTGATTTGCATTTCACTGTGCAAGCATTTGATGAAAGTTCATGTGAGAAAGAAGCTGCTTATAACGCTGATTGCAGTCAAGCAGCAACAAATTTGTACAATCTTGCTTTGAGAAAAAGAGACCGAGGAAACTCAGCTTTATTAGATTGCATCGTTGAAGGTGTTCCGAAGAAAATGAGAAGCACTCAGATTCCTTCAGAAGAGAATGCTGGAGATGCGTTAAATAATACAGTTACTATTGCTGTACCATCTCAAGCAGGGGCTGTCTGCAACAACCCAG TAGAGGTGAAAATAGACAATGATACCTCCGAGGAAGATATGTGGATGTCTGCACAAGAAGCGGATAAGGTTGCCTGTTCATTTACTTCAAGTTTCCCCAGCTTTACGAAAGTTATGAAGAGGTTCAACATCAGTGGCTCATACACCCTG AACATCCCTTACCAGTTTGCCACGGAACATCTTCCCAAATGCAAGGTGAAGATTTTACTTCataatttaaaaggaaaaacttGGACTGTGAATTCAATCCCAACTACAAGAGTACAAACATCACATACCTTTTGCGGAGGGTGGTTATCCTTTGTTCGCGACAATAACATTGATTTGGGAGATGTCTGCATCTTTGAGCTTGTTCACAAGTGTGAATTACGCGTGCGTGTTCTGAGGGTggaaaaggaaggaaatgattACAGTAATAAGGTAATTCATGAAGGACAAGTTGCTGATTATGCTAAAATTTCTGGATGTAAGTCCAGGAAAGCGGGAGCAAATTCTAATCGCTGTTTACAGCGGGTAGCGAAGGCCACGGCATATGATAAAAAAGGATCTGCTCATGACAAAGAGAAACCCG AAATCAGGAAACCTACTAGTTCTCAAGATAAACAGGGTTCTTTCACCAAGGGCTGCATGTCCATGAAATCAGTACCTGAAGAGAAATTAGCTGCTGAATCTTTCATTTCTAATTTCCCTCATTTTGTGCGGATCATGAAAAAGTTCAACATTAGTGGCTCTTACACTTTG AAAGTTCCATATCAGTTCTCAATGGAACACCTCCCAAAATGCAGAACGGAGATTGTGCTTCATAACTTGAAGGGAGAATGTTGGACTGTAAATTCAATTCCCACTGTAAAGGTACAAACACTGCACACATTTTGTGGAGGATGGTCTGCATTTGTCCGAGATAATGACATCCAGATGGGAGATATCTGCATATTCGAGCTCATTGGGAATAATGAAATGCGTGTACATATATGTGCAATTGGGAAGAAGGGCCTAGATTACCGAAATGGGATAACTTCTAACGAGTCGGCTATCCTTTCATCCTTGACAAGCTAG
- the LOC132033317 gene encoding putative B3 domain-containing protein Os03g0621600 isoform X1, with protein MWDAKRPHFLVGFNPSMNSEKMKIPSKFIKHMEGRAPGTALLVGPSGNSWPVDLIQRDDGLFFHNGWVSFVNDHCLETGDSLVFRYDGDLHFTVQAFDESSCEKEAAYNADCSQAATNLYNLALRKRDRGNSALLDCIVEGVPKKMRSTQIPSEENAGDALNNTVTIAVPSQAGAVCNNPVEVKIDNDTSEEDMWMSAQEADKVACSFTSSFPSFTKVMKRFNISGSYTLNIPYQFATEHLPKCKVKILLHNLKGKTWTVNSIPTTRVQTSHTFCGGWLSFVRDNNIDLGDVCIFELVHKCELRVRVLRVEKEGNDYSNKVIHEGQVADYAKISGCKSRKAGANSNRCLQRVAKATAYDKKGSAHDKEKPEIRKPTSSQDKQGSFTKGCMSMKSVPEEKLAAESFISNFPHFVRIMKKFNISGSYTLKVPYQFSMEHLPKCRTEIVLHNLKGECWTVNSIPTVKVQTLHTFCGGWSAFVRDNDIQMGDICIFELIGNNEMRVHICAIGKKGLDYRNGITSNESAILSSLTS; from the exons ATGTGGGATGCAAAAAGGCCTCATTTTCTTGTGGGTTTTAACCCTTCTATGAATTCTGAAAAAATG AAAATTCCATCAAAATTCATTAAACATATGGAAGGAAGGGCTCCCGGAACAGCACTTTTGGTGGGTCCCAGTGGAAATTCTTGGCCTGTGGACTTAATACAGCGAGATGACGGTTTATTCTTCCACAATGGATGGGTTTCATTTGTTAATGATCACTGCCTCGAAACTGGGGATTCTTTGGTTTTCAGATATGATGGTGATTTGCATTTCACTGTGCAAGCATTTGATGAAAGTTCATGTGAGAAAGAAGCTGCTTATAACGCTGATTGCAGTCAAGCAGCAACAAATTTGTACAATCTTGCTTTGAGAAAAAGAGACCGAGGAAACTCAGCTTTATTAGATTGCATCGTTGAAGGTGTTCCGAAGAAAATGAGAAGCACTCAGATTCCTTCAGAAGAGAATGCTGGAGATGCGTTAAATAATACAGTTACTATTGCTGTACCATCTCAAGCAGGGGCTGTCTGCAACAACCCAG TAGAGGTGAAAATAGACAATGATACCTCCGAGGAAGATATGTGGATGTCTGCACAAGAAGCGGATAAGGTTGCCTGTTCATTTACTTCAAGTTTCCCCAGCTTTACGAAAGTTATGAAGAGGTTCAACATCAGTGGCTCATACACCCTG AACATCCCTTACCAGTTTGCCACGGAACATCTTCCCAAATGCAAGGTGAAGATTTTACTTCataatttaaaaggaaaaacttGGACTGTGAATTCAATCCCAACTACAAGAGTACAAACATCACATACCTTTTGCGGAGGGTGGTTATCCTTTGTTCGCGACAATAACATTGATTTGGGAGATGTCTGCATCTTTGAGCTTGTTCACAAGTGTGAATTACGCGTGCGTGTTCTGAGGGTggaaaaggaaggaaatgattACAGTAATAAGGTAATTCATGAAGGACAAGTTGCTGATTATGCTAAAATTTCTGGATGTAAGTCCAGGAAAGCGGGAGCAAATTCTAATCGCTGTTTACAGCGGGTAGCGAAGGCCACGGCATATGATAAAAAAGGATCTGCTCATGACAAAGAGAAACCCG AAATCAGGAAACCTACTAGTTCTCAAGATAAACAGGGTTCTTTCACCAAGGGCTGCATGTCCATGAAATCAGTACCTGAAGAGAAATTAGCTGCTGAATCTTTCATTTCTAATTTCCCTCATTTTGTGCGGATCATGAAAAAGTTCAACATTAGTGGCTCTTACACTTTG AAAGTTCCATATCAGTTCTCAATGGAACACCTCCCAAAATGCAGAACGGAGATTGTGCTTCATAACTTGAAGGGAGAATGTTGGACTGTAAATTCAATTCCCACTGTAAAGGTACAAACACTGCACACATTTTGTGGAGGATGGTCTGCATTTGTCCGAGATAATGACATCCAGATGGGAGATATCTGCATATTCGAGCTCATTGGGAATAATGAAATGCGTGTACATATATGTGCAATTGGGAAGAAGGGCCTAGATTACCGAAATGGGATAACTTCTAACGAGTCGGCTATCCTTTCATCCTTGACAAGCTAG
- the LOC132033317 gene encoding B3 domain-containing protein Os11g0197600-like isoform X3: MWDAKRPHFLVGFNPSMNSEKMKIPSKFIKHMEGRAPGTALLVGPSGNSWPVDLIQRDDGLFFHNGWVSFVNDHCLETGDSLVFRYDGDLHFTVQAFDESSCEKEAAYNADCSQAATNLYNLALRKRDRGNSALLDCIVEGVPKKMRSTQIPSEENAGDALNNTVTIAVPSQAGAVCNNPDNDTSEEDMWMSAQEADKVACSFTSSFPSFTKVMKRFNISGSYTLNIPYQFATEHLPKCKVKILLHNLKGKTWTVNSIPTTRVQTSHTFCGGWLSFVRDNNIDLGDVCIFELVHKCELRVRVLRVEKEGNDYSNKVIHEGQVADYAKISGCKSRKAGANSNRCLQRVAKATAYDKKGSAHDKEKPEIRKPTSSQDKQGSFTKGCMSMKSVPEEKLAAESFISNFPHFVRIMKKFNISGSYTLKVPYQFSMEHLPKCRTEIVLHNLKGECWTVNSIPTVKVQTLHTFCGGWSAFVRDNDIQMGDICIFELIGNNEMRVHICAIGKKGLDYRNGITSNESAILSSLTS, encoded by the exons ATGTGGGATGCAAAAAGGCCTCATTTTCTTGTGGGTTTTAACCCTTCTATGAATTCTGAAAAAATG AAAATTCCATCAAAATTCATTAAACATATGGAAGGAAGGGCTCCCGGAACAGCACTTTTGGTGGGTCCCAGTGGAAATTCTTGGCCTGTGGACTTAATACAGCGAGATGACGGTTTATTCTTCCACAATGGATGGGTTTCATTTGTTAATGATCACTGCCTCGAAACTGGGGATTCTTTGGTTTTCAGATATGATGGTGATTTGCATTTCACTGTGCAAGCATTTGATGAAAGTTCATGTGAGAAAGAAGCTGCTTATAACGCTGATTGCAGTCAAGCAGCAACAAATTTGTACAATCTTGCTTTGAGAAAAAGAGACCGAGGAAACTCAGCTTTATTAGATTGCATCGTTGAAGGTGTTCCGAAGAAAATGAGAAGCACTCAGATTCCTTCAGAAGAGAATGCTGGAGATGCGTTAAATAATACAGTTACTATTGCTGTACCATCTCAAGCAGGGGCTGTCTGCAACAACCCAG ACAATGATACCTCCGAGGAAGATATGTGGATGTCTGCACAAGAAGCGGATAAGGTTGCCTGTTCATTTACTTCAAGTTTCCCCAGCTTTACGAAAGTTATGAAGAGGTTCAACATCAGTGGCTCATACACCCTG AACATCCCTTACCAGTTTGCCACGGAACATCTTCCCAAATGCAAGGTGAAGATTTTACTTCataatttaaaaggaaaaacttGGACTGTGAATTCAATCCCAACTACAAGAGTACAAACATCACATACCTTTTGCGGAGGGTGGTTATCCTTTGTTCGCGACAATAACATTGATTTGGGAGATGTCTGCATCTTTGAGCTTGTTCACAAGTGTGAATTACGCGTGCGTGTTCTGAGGGTggaaaaggaaggaaatgattACAGTAATAAGGTAATTCATGAAGGACAAGTTGCTGATTATGCTAAAATTTCTGGATGTAAGTCCAGGAAAGCGGGAGCAAATTCTAATCGCTGTTTACAGCGGGTAGCGAAGGCCACGGCATATGATAAAAAAGGATCTGCTCATGACAAAGAGAAACCCG AAATCAGGAAACCTACTAGTTCTCAAGATAAACAGGGTTCTTTCACCAAGGGCTGCATGTCCATGAAATCAGTACCTGAAGAGAAATTAGCTGCTGAATCTTTCATTTCTAATTTCCCTCATTTTGTGCGGATCATGAAAAAGTTCAACATTAGTGGCTCTTACACTTTG AAAGTTCCATATCAGTTCTCAATGGAACACCTCCCAAAATGCAGAACGGAGATTGTGCTTCATAACTTGAAGGGAGAATGTTGGACTGTAAATTCAATTCCCACTGTAAAGGTACAAACACTGCACACATTTTGTGGAGGATGGTCTGCATTTGTCCGAGATAATGACATCCAGATGGGAGATATCTGCATATTCGAGCTCATTGGGAATAATGAAATGCGTGTACATATATGTGCAATTGGGAAGAAGGGCCTAGATTACCGAAATGGGATAACTTCTAACGAGTCGGCTATCCTTTCATCCTTGACAAGCTAG